From a single Labrenzia sp. PHM005 genomic region:
- a CDS encoding cis-3-hydroxy-L-proline dehydratase, whose product MKITAINVYQVDLPLKEGRYSWSNGNFVEVFDSTVLEVITDEGLKGYAECCPLGSAYLPSYALGVRSGIQELAPHLIGKDPLNIGEINRVMDAALRGHPYAKAPVDIACWDLLGKATGQPVYTLLGGAAQDDVVLYRAISQEAPETMAAKIEGYAAEGYTKFQLKVGGDANDDIERIKATRAVLRSTDILVADANTGWTRHEAARVVGAVSALDVYIEQPCLTYEESISIRRRTALPFVMDEVIDGPNMLVRGLADDAMDCINLKISKVGGLTKAKLMRDLCVVHGIPMTIEDTWGGDITTATIAHLARSTPSEFTFSATDFNSYGTVDIAEGAPQRVNGRMTASDRPGLGITPIFEALGDPVASYS is encoded by the coding sequence ATGAAAATCACTGCCATCAATGTCTATCAGGTGGACCTTCCTTTGAAGGAGGGCCGCTACAGTTGGTCTAACGGCAATTTCGTCGAAGTATTCGACAGCACAGTGCTGGAAGTCATCACCGATGAAGGGCTGAAGGGCTATGCTGAATGCTGCCCGCTCGGATCGGCCTATCTGCCGAGCTACGCGCTGGGTGTGCGAAGCGGGATACAGGAGCTTGCGCCGCACCTAATTGGCAAGGATCCGCTCAACATCGGCGAGATCAACCGGGTGATGGATGCAGCGCTAAGAGGTCATCCCTACGCCAAGGCCCCAGTCGACATCGCCTGCTGGGATCTTCTGGGCAAGGCCACCGGCCAGCCCGTCTATACACTTCTTGGCGGCGCCGCGCAGGACGATGTTGTGCTTTACCGCGCCATCAGCCAAGAAGCGCCTGAAACCATGGCGGCCAAGATCGAAGGCTATGCGGCAGAAGGGTACACCAAGTTCCAGTTGAAGGTTGGCGGCGATGCCAATGATGACATCGAGCGTATCAAGGCCACACGTGCAGTTTTACGATCCACGGATATTCTGGTTGCCGACGCTAACACAGGCTGGACACGCCATGAGGCGGCCCGGGTTGTGGGCGCAGTGTCGGCGCTGGATGTCTACATCGAACAGCCCTGTCTGACCTACGAAGAAAGTATCTCCATCCGCCGCCGAACAGCGCTGCCGTTTGTCATGGATGAAGTGATCGACGGGCCGAACATGCTGGTCCGCGGCCTCGCCGATGACGCCATGGATTGCATCAACCTGAAGATCTCCAAGGTCGGCGGCCTGACGAAGGCCAAACTCATGCGGGATTTGTGCGTTGTGCACGGCATCCCAATGACCATTGAAGACACTTGGGGCGGCGACATCACTACGGCTACGATCGCCCATCTGGCCCGGTCGACACCGTCCGAATTCACCTTCTCCGCCACGGACTTCAACAGCTACGGCACAGTCGATATCGCTGAGGGGGCACCGCAGCGGGTCAACGGCCGGATGACCGCCTCAGACCGGCCGGGCCTCGGCATCACACCGATCTTTGAAGCCCTCGGCGATCCCGTCGCCAGCTATTCGTGA
- a CDS encoding aldehyde dehydrogenase family protein: MDYKNFIGGAWAATAESIPNINPSDTTDTIGFAAKGTVSDLDKAIDAAHEAAPGWATSTPQQRFDVLDFIGTEILAREEELGRLLSREEGKTLPEGIGEAARAGQIFKFFAGEALRQSGDHLASVRPGIEVDVTRSPVGVVGLITPWNFPIAIPAWKLAPAICFGNAVVLKPAELVPASAHALVEIVSRAGLPDGVVNLVFGRGSELGPRMIDNEKVNAISFTGSVPTGRGIAAACGAKLKKVQLEMGGKNPMVILDDADLDVAVETCLNGAFFSTGQRCTASSRLIVTEKIHDQFVATLYDRMVALKVGHALEAGIQMGPVVDNRQLEQNLSYVDIASSEGGKVLGGQRLDLATKGFFMAPALVTETSNDMRINREEVFGPVASVVRVKDYDEALAVANDTEFGLSAGICTTSLKHAHHFKRNSQAGMVMVNLPTAGVDYHVPFGGTKGSSFGSREQGRYAAEFYTTVKTAYTLP, from the coding sequence ATGGACTATAAAAATTTCATCGGCGGAGCGTGGGCCGCAACCGCTGAAAGCATCCCGAACATCAATCCCTCCGACACAACAGATACAATCGGTTTTGCCGCCAAGGGTACCGTTTCCGATCTTGATAAGGCCATTGATGCAGCGCACGAAGCAGCTCCAGGCTGGGCAACTTCGACGCCGCAACAACGATTTGATGTTCTGGACTTCATCGGCACGGAGATCCTGGCGCGCGAGGAAGAACTGGGAAGATTGCTTTCCAGAGAAGAAGGCAAAACCCTGCCAGAAGGGATCGGAGAAGCTGCCCGCGCAGGACAGATCTTCAAATTCTTTGCCGGCGAAGCACTACGCCAGTCGGGAGATCATCTTGCGTCTGTCCGTCCTGGCATAGAGGTGGATGTCACCCGGTCACCGGTCGGAGTTGTCGGTCTGATTACGCCGTGGAACTTCCCGATTGCCATTCCGGCTTGGAAACTGGCTCCGGCAATTTGCTTCGGCAATGCAGTTGTCCTGAAGCCCGCCGAATTGGTTCCTGCCAGCGCGCATGCGCTTGTCGAAATTGTGTCCCGGGCTGGCCTTCCAGACGGTGTGGTCAATCTTGTGTTCGGACGTGGTTCCGAACTCGGTCCGCGCATGATCGACAATGAAAAGGTCAATGCCATCTCCTTCACAGGGTCGGTTCCGACCGGCCGCGGTATTGCAGCAGCCTGTGGCGCAAAACTAAAAAAAGTTCAGCTGGAGATGGGCGGCAAAAACCCGATGGTGATCCTAGATGATGCCGATCTCGACGTTGCGGTGGAGACCTGTCTCAACGGTGCGTTCTTCTCAACGGGTCAACGCTGTACCGCCAGCTCCCGCTTGATCGTAACAGAGAAAATCCATGATCAGTTCGTCGCAACGCTCTACGACCGGATGGTCGCGCTGAAAGTCGGGCACGCGTTGGAAGCCGGTATCCAGATGGGCCCTGTTGTCGATAATCGGCAGCTGGAACAAAATCTCTCCTATGTCGACATTGCTAGCAGTGAAGGTGGCAAGGTTCTGGGCGGACAGCGCCTGGATCTGGCGACAAAAGGGTTCTTCATGGCGCCCGCGCTGGTGACCGAAACCAGCAACGACATGCGCATCAACCGCGAAGAAGTCTTCGGTCCGGTCGCGTCTGTGGTTCGGGTAAAGGATTACGATGAAGCCCTTGCCGTTGCCAATGACACGGAGTTTGGTCTGAGCGCTGGTATCTGCACGACATCGCTGAAACACGCCCATCACTTCAAACGGAACTCACAGGCAGGAATGGTGATGGTCAACTTGCCGACAGCAGGTGTCGACTATCACGTTCCATTTGGCGGCACGAAGGGCTCCAGCTTCGGTTCCCGCGAGCAAGGACGCTACGCGGCGGAATTCTATACGACGGTAAAAACCGCCTACACTCTCCCCTAA
- a CDS encoding FAD-binding oxidoreductase — MTDPNIKDVIVIGSGIVGTCTALALQAEGRKVTILDRQDAPPRASEMNAGAFAFADIMPLAAPGIMLKAPKWLLDPLGPLSIPPAYALQILPWLLRFWRASLPDRYHKSLAAQASLMKLSQAALEQQIKDTSAEHLIQRDGQLQLYESEREFRTSLPGWDLRREHGVDFNLLKSAAEIAKIQPGINGRFAYAGYTPEWINTCDPAAWLAHLTDLFKSRGGVMSTATITSLQPKENAIQLNTPERQHSAQQVIICAGAWSHHLAQSIGDKIPLETERGYNSTISDESFDLRTHLTFPGHGFVVTRINNGIRVGGAVELGGLKLPPNYKRSQILFDKAKSFLPGIEANTGRQWMGFRPSLPDSLPVIGHSSKDPRIIYAFGHGHLGLTQAAGTAEIVATIAKGAPPPIDLSAYSPNRF; from the coding sequence ATGACGGATCCAAATATCAAAGACGTGATTGTGATCGGCTCCGGGATCGTTGGAACCTGCACGGCTCTTGCCCTCCAGGCAGAAGGGCGGAAGGTGACGATCCTCGACCGGCAAGACGCCCCCCCCCGGGCATCTGAAATGAACGCGGGTGCCTTTGCGTTTGCCGACATCATGCCGCTGGCTGCGCCCGGTATTATGCTTAAGGCACCGAAGTGGTTGCTTGATCCGCTCGGTCCTCTGTCGATCCCGCCGGCCTACGCGCTCCAGATCCTGCCGTGGCTGCTGCGGTTTTGGCGGGCAAGTCTTCCGGACCGTTACCATAAGAGCCTCGCCGCTCAAGCAAGCCTGATGAAACTGTCGCAAGCGGCACTTGAGCAGCAGATTAAGGATACGTCAGCCGAACACCTGATCCAGCGGGATGGGCAGCTACAGCTCTATGAAAGCGAACGGGAATTCCGTACCAGCCTTCCAGGCTGGGATCTCCGCCGGGAGCATGGCGTGGATTTCAATCTCCTGAAAAGTGCTGCCGAAATTGCAAAAATCCAGCCGGGTATCAATGGCCGGTTCGCCTATGCGGGCTACACCCCGGAATGGATCAACACTTGTGATCCCGCTGCATGGCTTGCGCATCTGACGGACCTTTTCAAATCCAGAGGCGGCGTGATGTCCACGGCTACGATCACTTCGCTCCAACCAAAAGAAAATGCCATCCAACTCAATACACCAGAAAGACAGCATTCTGCACAGCAGGTCATCATCTGCGCCGGCGCCTGGTCGCATCACCTTGCGCAGTCAATTGGCGACAAAATCCCGCTAGAAACCGAGCGGGGCTACAATTCGACTATTTCGGATGAATCTTTCGATCTTCGAACACATCTGACCTTTCCCGGTCATGGCTTTGTTGTGACCCGCATTAACAATGGCATCCGGGTGGGCGGCGCGGTTGAACTGGGCGGGCTCAAGCTGCCGCCGAACTACAAACGATCACAAATCCTTTTTGATAAAGCCAAATCCTTCTTGCCCGGCATAGAAGCAAACACCGGCAGACAATGGATGGGCTTCCGTCCGTCTCTTCCGGACAGCCTGCCGGTCATCGGCCACTCTTCCAAGGATCCTCGTATCATTTATGCGTTCGGCCATGGCCATCTGGGTCTCACACAGGCGGCAGGCACTGCTGAAATTGTTGCGACCATCGCGAAAGGCGCACCGCCGCCGATCGACCTTTCTGCTTATTCACCCAACCGCTTCTGA